In the genome of Hymenobacter taeanensis, one region contains:
- a CDS encoding sodium:proton antiporter, with product MVLSPLLLAATVAPPWPLLVPFFALLGLIALGPLLFAKLWEKSYTYVAVGLGLLMLLYYGLVLHDWHTAAETLAEYFSFVALLTALFVVGGTMYLNINLAGTPRRNVILLALGAILASLIGTTGASLLLIRPLIRLNDQRVRPYQVVFFIFLVSNAGGLLTPLGDPPLFIGFLRGVPFFWTSWHLLVPWLLTTSLLLLLFWFRDRKTPYPSRLSRSEQRRARQEGGLPLYDFHGRYNLIWLLVVLGAVFLDPARLPWLPAISLGGMHISFVREIIQLLAAWGCYRTASPKALSGNHFTFGPIQEVAFLFFGIFLTMIPALQTAAHIASKPAVAKSLTPTALYWLAGMLSAFLDNAPTYASFLSLSMAGYNLHFTEAAAVQQFAESAATMPLLRAISCGAVLFGALTYIGNGPNFLVRSIADKEGVPMPSFFAYIGRFAVPYLLPILGVVSIWLLFS from the coding sequence ATGGTCCTTTCTCCGCTCCTGCTCGCCGCTACGGTAGCGCCTCCGTGGCCATTGCTGGTGCCTTTTTTTGCGTTGCTTGGGTTAATTGCGCTCGGGCCACTGTTGTTCGCTAAGCTCTGGGAAAAGAGCTACACCTACGTGGCTGTAGGCTTGGGCTTGCTCATGCTGCTCTACTACGGCCTGGTACTGCATGACTGGCACACGGCCGCCGAAACCCTGGCTGAGTACTTCTCCTTTGTGGCGTTGCTAACGGCCTTGTTTGTGGTAGGCGGCACTATGTACCTCAACATTAACCTGGCCGGCACCCCCCGTCGCAACGTAATTCTGCTGGCCCTAGGCGCTATTCTGGCCTCTCTGATCGGCACTACCGGTGCCTCCCTGCTGCTGATTCGGCCCCTTATTCGCCTCAACGACCAGCGCGTGCGTCCCTACCAAGTAGTGTTTTTCATCTTTCTGGTGAGCAATGCCGGTGGGTTGCTCACGCCCCTCGGCGACCCTCCCCTATTTATTGGGTTTCTGCGCGGCGTACCGTTCTTCTGGACGTCGTGGCACTTGCTGGTGCCCTGGCTTCTTACTACCAGTCTGTTACTGCTGCTTTTCTGGTTCCGCGACCGTAAAACGCCTTACCCCTCTCGCCTCTCCCGCAGTGAGCAGCGGCGCGCCCGCCAGGAGGGTGGCCTACCGCTCTATGACTTTCATGGGCGCTACAACCTCATCTGGCTGTTAGTAGTGTTAGGCGCCGTGTTCCTTGACCCCGCCCGCCTGCCTTGGCTGCCGGCCATTTCGCTGGGCGGCATGCATATCTCCTTTGTGCGGGAAATCATTCAGCTGCTGGCGGCCTGGGGCTGCTACCGCACGGCTTCGCCGAAAGCTTTATCGGGGAACCACTTCACGTTTGGGCCTATTCAGGAAGTTGCTTTTCTGTTTTTTGGCATCTTCCTGACCATGATTCCGGCCCTCCAGACTGCTGCACATATTGCCAGTAAGCCTGCAGTAGCTAAAAGCTTAACCCCTACCGCTCTGTATTGGCTGGCGGGTATGCTCTCTGCATTTCTTGATAATGCCCCCACCTACGCCTCATTCCTGAGCCTGAGCATGGCGGGGTACAACCTGCACTTTACAGAAGCGGCCGCAGTGCAGCAATTTGCAGAAAGCGCTGCTACCATGCCGCTCCTGCGCGCCATTAGCTGCGGAGCCGTGCTGTTTGGAGCTCTTACGTATATTGGTAACGGCCCCAACTTTTTGGTGCGCTCCATTGCGGACAAAGAAGGTGTCCCCATGCCTAGCTTTTTCGCTTACATCGGGCGGTTTGCCGTACCGTATTTGTTGCCAATATTAGGAGTAGTCAGTATTTGGCTACTATTTAGCTAA
- a CDS encoding HTTM domain-containing protein codes for MPSRLLTALFRPIDCAWLVAFRIGAGTLLALEMAGSLALGYYREYTQPKFHFSYLWFDWLPQWPSAVGLGLHFGAVATGIAVAVGWRYRLNAFLLTVCYTLLFLAEQTRYINHLYLYCLIAAWLWLLPAHRACSVDVRQGRVSPAFTVPAWVRYVFIFQLSLVYFYAGIAKLNPDWLLARPLSVWMAPKAVYPVLGPVLGHWLTPWVMSYAGLAFDLLAAPLLLWSRTRRWMFAAAVLFHLSNVIIFGLGTFPWFSLMMTACIYFPPYWPRQVRGLRRWLSPRLPVAAVRRLNTLTSVPRHAGLLLAGLGLYATVQLLVPLRAFLYPGDVHWTEEGHHFAWHMMLRSKSGYISFRVVLPNGRTEVVAPGTYLTPRQCNKLAAQPDLVLQFAHFLAKEYHRRGLGQVQVYADSYLQLNRRPPQPLVAPTTDLAAQPRTWAPSPWIMPAPPLDE; via the coding sequence ATGCCTAGTCGCTTACTAACTGCGCTGTTCCGCCCCATAGATTGCGCGTGGCTGGTGGCGTTCCGAATAGGAGCCGGCACGTTGTTAGCGCTTGAAATGGCCGGAAGCCTAGCTCTGGGCTATTACCGCGAGTATACGCAGCCTAAATTTCATTTCTCCTACCTCTGGTTTGACTGGTTGCCGCAGTGGCCATCCGCTGTAGGCCTAGGCCTGCATTTTGGGGCTGTAGCTACCGGAATAGCTGTGGCCGTAGGCTGGCGCTACCGCTTAAACGCCTTTCTATTGACGGTTTGCTACACATTGTTGTTTCTGGCTGAGCAAACGCGCTACATCAACCATCTGTACCTGTATTGCCTGATTGCCGCCTGGCTTTGGCTGTTACCTGCTCACCGTGCTTGTTCAGTTGATGTACGCCAGGGGCGAGTGTCCCCTGCATTCACCGTTCCGGCCTGGGTGCGCTACGTGTTTATCTTTCAACTAAGCTTGGTGTACTTCTACGCGGGTATAGCAAAACTCAACCCCGACTGGCTCCTGGCCCGCCCACTTAGCGTCTGGATGGCTCCTAAAGCGGTTTACCCAGTATTGGGGCCGGTGCTGGGGCATTGGCTTACCCCCTGGGTTATGAGCTACGCAGGCTTAGCCTTTGACCTACTGGCAGCCCCCCTGCTGCTCTGGTCGCGCACTCGCCGCTGGATGTTTGCGGCAGCCGTGCTATTTCATCTTTCCAACGTCATCATCTTTGGACTGGGCACGTTCCCGTGGTTTTCCCTGATGATGACGGCCTGCATCTATTTCCCACCTTACTGGCCCAGGCAAGTGCGTGGCCTACGTCGCTGGCTGAGCCCGCGCTTGCCGGTGGCAGCTGTGCGCCGACTGAACACGCTCACCAGCGTACCGCGGCACGCTGGTCTGCTGCTTGCTGGCCTGGGCCTCTACGCCACGGTTCAGCTGCTGGTGCCATTGCGGGCCTTTCTGTACCCCGGTGATGTGCACTGGACGGAAGAGGGCCACCACTTCGCCTGGCATATGATGCTCCGTAGTAAGTCAGGCTATATCAGCTTTCGGGTAGTACTGCCCAATGGGCGTACAGAAGTAGTAGCTCCCGGTACTTACCTCACGCCACGCCAGTGCAATAAATTAGCCGCTCAGCCTGATTTAGTTCTTCAGTTTGCACACTTCCTCGCCAAGGAATACCACCGGCGGGGCCTAGGCCAGGTACAGGTCTATGCCGACTCGTATCTTCAGCTGAACCGCCGGCCACCGCAGCCGCTGGTTGCTCCCACCACTGACTTAGCCGCTCAGCCCCGCACGTGGGCGCCTTCGCCTTGGATTATGCCCGCTCCTCCGCTCGATGAGTAA
- the aroC gene encoding chorismate synthase: MNTFGTLFRITTFGESHGPGIGVVIDGCPAGLPIEVSDIQAALDRRRPGQSDLTTPRKEADRVEVLSGLFQGFTTGTPIGLFIRNQDQASHDYSHIEHAYRPSHADYTYDQKYGRRDYRGGGRSSARETAARVAAGAVAQKLLEQHGIRVSSYVSQVGAVQVPVSYEALDLNLIDSNPVRCPHPETAERMAELIRQTRDRHDTVGGVVTGVAKGVPVGLGEPVFDRLHAELGHAMLSINAVKGFEYGSGFSGVLLFGSEHNDEFYRDETDQVRTRTNHSGGIQGGISNGQDIYFRVAFKPVATILQPQKTLNDQGEEITLAGKGRHDPCVLPRAVPIVDAMTNLVLADMLLRARSNKA, translated from the coding sequence ATGAATACCTTTGGCACCTTGTTTCGCATTACCACGTTTGGCGAGTCGCATGGGCCGGGGATTGGGGTGGTAATTGATGGCTGCCCGGCAGGCTTACCCATAGAGGTATCTGACATTCAGGCGGCGCTGGACCGGCGTAGGCCAGGGCAGAGCGACCTGACCACCCCCCGCAAGGAAGCCGACCGGGTAGAAGTGCTGTCGGGGCTATTTCAGGGGTTTACTACCGGTACGCCCATTGGGCTCTTTATCCGCAACCAGGATCAGGCCAGCCACGATTATTCGCACATTGAGCACGCCTACCGCCCTTCGCACGCTGATTATACCTACGACCAGAAATACGGCCGCCGCGACTACCGCGGGGGTGGCCGCAGCTCGGCCCGTGAAACCGCCGCTCGGGTGGCCGCGGGGGCCGTTGCCCAGAAGCTGCTGGAGCAGCACGGCATTCGGGTTAGCAGCTATGTGTCGCAGGTAGGGGCGGTGCAGGTGCCCGTGAGCTACGAGGCCCTGGACCTGAATTTGATTGACTCCAACCCCGTGCGGTGCCCCCACCCTGAAACCGCTGAGCGTATGGCCGAGCTGATCCGGCAGACTCGCGACCGGCACGATACGGTAGGAGGCGTGGTAACGGGCGTAGCCAAGGGCGTGCCCGTAGGCCTGGGCGAGCCGGTTTTTGATCGGCTGCATGCCGAGCTAGGCCATGCTATGCTGAGCATTAACGCCGTAAAAGGGTTTGAGTATGGGTCGGGCTTTAGTGGGGTGCTGCTCTTTGGCTCAGAGCACAATGACGAGTTTTACCGGGATGAGACCGACCAGGTACGCACCCGCACCAACCACTCGGGTGGTATTCAGGGTGGCATCAGCAACGGCCAGGATATTTACTTCCGGGTGGCATTTAAGCCGGTAGCCACCATTTTGCAGCCCCAAAAAACGCTCAACGACCAAGGTGAGGAAATTACCCTGGCTGGCAAAGGCCGCCACGACCCCTGCGTGCTACCCCGCGCCGTGCCCATCGTGGATGCCATGACCAACCTAGTGCTGGCCGACATGCTGCTTCGCGCCCGCAGCAACAAGGCGTAA
- a CDS encoding BatD family protein, producing MQSLFRFISGLLLFLLVALPLGAQPANPGAEAEIVLGPAAFAISEYFTISFQLRGAPLERYSAFPEIEGFKKSGKSSTTTTRIVNGARSTELTITQRYAAYEEGEFQVKPFVMTINGLTVRSAGTKLKVGPQAAVVPVPPAGTTPPAIGLLDQLFGKPKPQNFVEPKDEAFLALIPDKTRAYVGEGVHIGLYFYLTPQDQGILDFYNFADQLQNIIRLLRQRTVWEETFDEQEIVPENVQVGGKPFLRYRLYEAELYPLNAQPLTFPVVPLRMVKYRVAKKPEAGLDNRMEGYKTYFTAPINITVLPLPPHPLRDEVPVGDYRLRESISRTSFRTGQTFAYSFIVEGEGNLSALNMPPLTPLAGLEVYGPNIEQSTTRQSGRVGGRKSFQFRLVARRPGPLAFDSLFSLVVFNPTTARYDTLRSELHPLVQGPVREALQFRPDPTDPFYQQALREADNTPQKISVYQDVRRYANVLLLVLLAGAAVGWWRAKG from the coding sequence ATGCAGAGCTTGTTTCGCTTTATTTCGGGCTTATTGTTATTTCTGCTGGTAGCGCTGCCACTAGGTGCGCAGCCTGCCAATCCCGGCGCAGAAGCTGAAATCGTCCTTGGTCCGGCGGCCTTTGCCATTAGTGAGTACTTCACGATCAGTTTTCAGCTGCGCGGCGCGCCACTGGAGCGCTACTCGGCCTTCCCGGAAATTGAGGGCTTTAAGAAAAGTGGGAAGTCAAGCACCACTACTACCCGCATTGTAAACGGTGCCCGCTCTACGGAGCTTACTATTACCCAGCGTTACGCTGCTTATGAGGAGGGCGAGTTCCAGGTGAAGCCCTTCGTTATGACCATTAATGGGCTCACGGTGCGCTCAGCGGGCACGAAGCTGAAGGTAGGCCCTCAGGCTGCTGTGGTGCCCGTACCACCAGCGGGGACTACACCGCCGGCTATTGGCCTGCTAGATCAGCTGTTTGGCAAGCCCAAGCCGCAGAATTTTGTGGAACCCAAAGACGAAGCTTTTCTGGCGCTGATACCTGATAAAACCCGCGCCTACGTGGGCGAAGGCGTGCACATTGGGCTGTACTTTTACCTAACGCCCCAAGATCAAGGGATACTTGACTTCTACAACTTTGCCGACCAGCTGCAGAATATAATCAGACTGCTGCGGCAGCGCACCGTGTGGGAAGAGACGTTTGACGAGCAGGAAATTGTGCCTGAAAACGTGCAGGTGGGCGGTAAGCCCTTTCTGCGCTACCGCCTCTATGAGGCGGAGCTGTACCCGCTAAATGCGCAGCCACTCACTTTCCCGGTGGTGCCCTTACGAATGGTAAAGTACCGGGTGGCAAAGAAGCCCGAAGCCGGCCTAGACAACCGTATGGAGGGCTACAAAACTTATTTCACTGCTCCCATCAATATTACGGTGCTGCCCCTGCCGCCCCACCCCCTGCGTGATGAGGTGCCCGTTGGCGACTACCGGTTACGGGAGTCCATCAGCCGCACCTCTTTCCGCACGGGGCAAACCTTTGCCTATAGTTTTATAGTGGAAGGAGAAGGCAACCTCTCAGCACTCAATATGCCGCCCCTTACCCCCCTAGCTGGCCTGGAGGTATACGGGCCCAATATAGAGCAAAGCACTACCCGGCAGAGTGGCCGCGTAGGCGGGCGCAAGAGTTTCCAGTTCCGGTTGGTAGCCCGCAGGCCTGGCCCACTGGCGTTTGATAGTCTGTTTTCATTAGTAGTATTTAACCCTACCACTGCCCGCTACGATACCCTCCGCTCTGAGCTGCACCCGCTGGTGCAGGGGCCGGTACGGGAGGCCCTGCAGTTCCGGCCTGATCCTACGGATCCGTTTTACCAACAGGCCCTCCGGGAGGCCGATAACACCCCCCAGAAGATTTCAGTGTATCAGGATGTTCGGCGTTATGCCAATGTGCTGCTGCTGGTGCTGCTGGCAGGCGCCGCCGTAGGGTGGTGGCGGGCTAAAGGCTGA
- a CDS encoding ferritin-like domain-containing protein — MSNITKSGGDDAEFAKPLYTPIKRRSFFMYAGATAGATALLLSGCDDDDNNNSMDPGTVSLGSGDVGVLNYAYALEQLEAAFYAQVKATPAADFSAVEKDYFTQVAAHEAIHRDFFKAAINRDAPGKIIQDLTPVFTGVDFTKRASVLATAKTFEDLGVAAYNGAGKYLKTAAYLVVAGKIVSVEARHAAYVRDLIANGSFADDSIIDAATGLDKAMEPVDVISAAQPFIQQKIDASSVGK; from the coding sequence ATGTCTAACATCACCAAATCAGGTGGAGACGACGCGGAATTCGCTAAGCCGCTTTACACGCCAATCAAGCGCCGCTCCTTCTTCATGTACGCTGGTGCCACCGCCGGTGCTACCGCGCTGCTGCTCTCGGGCTGCGACGATGATGACAATAACAACTCCATGGATCCCGGCACGGTTAGCTTAGGCTCGGGCGATGTAGGAGTACTGAACTATGCATACGCACTGGAGCAATTGGAAGCTGCCTTCTACGCTCAGGTGAAAGCAACCCCAGCCGCCGACTTCTCGGCTGTTGAGAAAGACTATTTCACGCAGGTTGCTGCTCACGAAGCCATTCACCGCGACTTCTTTAAGGCAGCCATCAACCGTGATGCTCCCGGCAAGATCATCCAGGACCTGACTCCCGTTTTCACCGGAGTTGACTTTACAAAGCGTGCTTCTGTACTGGCAACCGCCAAGACGTTCGAAGACCTAGGCGTAGCTGCCTACAATGGTGCTGGTAAGTACCTCAAGACGGCCGCTTACCTAGTGGTTGCTGGTAAAATTGTTTCAGTAGAAGCACGCCACGCCGCTTACGTACGTGACCTGATTGCCAACGGTAGCTTCGCCGATGACTCTATCATTGATGCGGCCACGGGCTTAGACAAAGCAATGGAGCCAGTAGACGTAATTTCTGCTGCACAGCCATTCATCCAGCAAAAGATTGACGCTTCCAGCGTAGGCAAGTAA
- a CDS encoding ferritin-like domain-containing protein, whose protein sequence is MNILRIIEQLSEVDADVLGRFDSRRTVFKTLGNTAKMGALAAAPAFVASLFQKAYGQTTSTSVIDVLNYALTLELLEEDFYKKMVAAGQVPAGAPQGAINLILKHESAHVKLLTDTVTALKGTPKTGVKFKSSAFPADYATQLAYAQALEDTGVRAYKGQAGNLIGAMAGTTSLLQVALQIHSVEARHAAHIRTMRMQAPWIPAADSNLPAPLGPVYTGATREDNVMQAGVDVTKLGAGYSANDAAAAFDEILTMAEVTDSSRAGGLIQ, encoded by the coding sequence ATGAATATACTTCGCATTATCGAGCAACTGTCGGAGGTAGATGCCGACGTCCTGGGACGCTTCGACTCTCGCCGTACCGTTTTCAAAACCCTGGGCAATACCGCTAAAATGGGTGCCCTCGCTGCCGCGCCGGCTTTCGTAGCTTCTCTGTTCCAGAAAGCCTATGGCCAGACCACCAGCACTTCTGTTATTGATGTGCTGAATTACGCCCTGACTCTGGAACTTCTGGAGGAAGACTTCTACAAGAAAATGGTAGCTGCCGGCCAGGTGCCAGCAGGTGCTCCCCAGGGAGCCATTAACCTGATCTTGAAGCACGAATCAGCACACGTAAAACTGTTGACTGATACCGTTACAGCCCTGAAAGGCACGCCTAAGACGGGCGTAAAATTCAAGAGTTCGGCTTTCCCAGCAGATTATGCTACTCAGCTAGCCTATGCTCAGGCTCTGGAAGACACCGGTGTACGTGCTTACAAAGGCCAGGCCGGCAATTTGATTGGCGCTATGGCTGGCACTACTAGCCTGCTTCAGGTAGCTCTGCAGATTCACTCGGTTGAGGCTCGCCACGCGGCTCACATCCGCACCATGCGCATGCAAGCCCCCTGGATTCCAGCTGCCGACTCTAACCTGCCTGCTCCGCTTGGCCCAGTATACACCGGTGCCACCCGCGAAGACAACGTAATGCAAGCCGGCGTTGACGTAACCAAGCTTGGTGCTGGCTACAGCGCCAACGATGCCGCTGCTGCTTTTGATGAGATTCTGACGATGGCTGAAGTGACGGACTCGTCACGGGCTGGCGGCCTTATCCAATAG
- a CDS encoding ferritin-like domain-containing protein, which produces MSEPLFSDSFLARTLRRRSFFRVVGATVATSTLLLAGCNDNTNPDPAPTTASLTLGSGDNGLLNYAYLLEQLEAAFYQKVVDAFPADFTAEDKAAFVDLRDHEVIHREFFRYALGTNAYDSGGTSITFDFSSFALTTRAGVYAAARTLEDTGVAAYNGAAKLIADTTTLRLLAKIASVEARHAAFVRDQVQPGSFAASDVVADSGDAAGLDTAKTPLEVVELIAKFVPATIVATSLPTS; this is translated from the coding sequence ATGTCTGAGCCACTATTTTCTGATTCCTTTCTGGCGCGTACGCTGCGCCGCCGCTCGTTTTTTCGTGTGGTAGGTGCCACCGTAGCTACCTCCACCCTGCTGCTGGCGGGCTGCAACGACAACACCAACCCCGACCCTGCCCCCACTACCGCCAGCCTGACCTTAGGCTCCGGCGACAACGGTCTCCTAAACTATGCCTACCTGCTTGAGCAGTTAGAGGCGGCCTTCTACCAGAAAGTAGTTGATGCCTTCCCTGCTGACTTTACCGCCGAAGACAAAGCGGCCTTTGTGGACCTGCGCGACCATGAAGTAATTCACCGGGAGTTCTTTAGATACGCCCTGGGCACCAATGCTTACGACTCAGGGGGCACGAGCATTACATTTGATTTTTCCTCTTTCGCTCTCACTACCCGAGCTGGCGTGTATGCTGCCGCCCGCACGCTGGAAGACACAGGCGTGGCGGCCTACAATGGTGCGGCAAAGCTTATTGCTGACACTACTACGCTCCGGTTGCTAGCCAAGATTGCGTCGGTGGAGGCGCGGCATGCGGCCTTCGTACGCGATCAGGTTCAGCCGGGCTCTTTTGCAGCTTCGGATGTTGTAGCTGATTCCGGCGATGCCGCCGGCCTCGACACGGCTAAAACGCCCCTTGAAGTAGTTGAGCTGATTGCCAAGTTTGTGCCGGCTACTATTGTTGCTACCTCCCTCCCAACTTCCTAA
- a CDS encoding ferritin-like domain-containing protein has translation MDFLKLLARLAETNTQTLTVTGPRRTALRRLAQAGTAVLPAVLTALPQPAAARDSRTAQDVLKLALVLEQLENEFYTQALKQPLSFFGTTENQAAIQTIQRHEQQHVAVFTRLLVNSGATLDAAPRFDFTGSKNGTQAALYPDVFTNFDTFLRVAQLLEDTGVRAYKGQAEYVQFDNFLLESAVRVHSVEARHASHIRTMRRQRGATVKSWVSPSDAPITTAGSVAAKAYAGEENYAQYLAGNNLVPFVDNLPINIATPPLSQAAILAKVAEAFDEPLDALTATEVASLFIY, from the coding sequence ATGGATTTTCTGAAACTTCTGGCCCGCTTGGCCGAAACCAATACCCAAACCCTCACGGTAACGGGACCACGCCGTACGGCACTCCGCCGCCTGGCTCAGGCCGGCACTGCAGTGCTGCCAGCCGTGCTCACGGCGCTGCCTCAGCCCGCCGCCGCCCGCGACAGCCGTACCGCGCAAGATGTACTGAAGCTAGCACTAGTTCTGGAGCAGCTTGAGAATGAGTTTTACACCCAGGCCCTGAAACAACCTCTGAGCTTCTTCGGCACTACGGAGAACCAGGCGGCCATTCAGACTATACAGCGCCATGAGCAGCAGCACGTAGCTGTGTTTACTCGCTTACTTGTTAACTCAGGTGCTACGCTTGATGCTGCTCCGCGCTTTGATTTTACCGGCAGCAAAAACGGTACCCAGGCTGCTTTGTACCCTGATGTGTTTACCAATTTTGATACATTTCTGCGGGTAGCGCAACTGCTAGAAGATACCGGCGTGCGTGCCTATAAGGGCCAGGCTGAGTACGTTCAGTTTGATAACTTCCTGCTAGAGTCGGCGGTACGGGTGCACTCCGTAGAGGCCCGCCACGCTTCCCACATCCGCACTATGCGGCGGCAGCGCGGTGCTACCGTAAAAAGCTGGGTAAGCCCCTCTGATGCCCCCATCACTACGGCAGGCTCAGTGGCAGCAAAAGCTTACGCGGGCGAAGAAAATTATGCCCAGTATCTGGCCGGAAACAACCTCGTGCCTTTCGTGGATAATTTGCCGATTAACATAGCTACGCCACCGCTCTCTCAGGCAGCCATTCTGGCCAAAGTAGCTGAGGCCTTTGATGAGCCCCTCGATGCGCTAACTGCCACGGAAGTAGCAAGCTTATTCATCTATTAA
- the queG gene encoding tRNA epoxyqueuosine(34) reductase QueG — MLPTAHYTAFIKRRAAELGFMYCGISKADFLEEEAPRLENWLNRQMHGQMAYMANHFDKRLDPRLLVDGAKSVISLLLNYYPPEEAQQPDDTLKVSKYAYGRDYHFVIKDKLKTLLQDMQEEIGEIGGRCFVDSAPVMDKAWAKKSGLGWVGKNSNLIRPGVGSFFFIAELIVDVELAYDGPIKDYCGTCTKCMDACPTQAITEPYVVDGSKCISYFTIELKDQIPREVEGKFGNWVFGCDICQDVCPWNRFSKPHQEPQFNAHPGLKDLTAGDWREITHELFSELFKQSAVKRTGYAGLTRNIKFVTGEDTPAIQEG; from the coding sequence ATGCTCCCCACTGCTCACTATACTGCCTTCATTAAGCGCCGCGCCGCGGAGCTGGGCTTTATGTATTGCGGTATTTCCAAGGCGGACTTTCTGGAGGAAGAAGCGCCGCGGCTGGAGAACTGGCTCAACCGCCAGATGCACGGGCAGATGGCCTACATGGCCAACCACTTTGATAAGCGCCTCGACCCGCGCCTGCTGGTAGACGGAGCTAAGTCGGTGATTTCGCTGCTGCTCAACTACTACCCACCCGAGGAAGCCCAGCAGCCTGATGATACGCTCAAAGTCAGCAAGTACGCCTACGGCCGCGACTACCACTTCGTCATCAAAGACAAGCTCAAGACCTTACTGCAAGATATGCAGGAGGAGATTGGGGAAATAGGCGGGCGGTGCTTTGTGGACTCAGCACCGGTGATGGACAAGGCGTGGGCCAAGAAGAGTGGCCTAGGCTGGGTAGGCAAGAACAGCAACCTGATCCGGCCGGGCGTGGGCTCTTTTTTCTTCATTGCTGAGCTGATCGTAGACGTAGAACTGGCCTACGACGGTCCCATCAAGGACTACTGCGGCACCTGTACTAAATGCATGGACGCCTGCCCAACGCAGGCCATTACCGAGCCCTACGTAGTAGATGGCAGCAAGTGCATTAGCTACTTCACCATTGAGCTGAAAGACCAGATTCCACGGGAGGTGGAAGGCAAGTTTGGCAACTGGGTATTCGGGTGTGATATATGCCAGGACGTATGCCCCTGGAACCGCTTCTCCAAACCCCACCAGGAGCCACAGTTCAATGCCCATCCCGGCCTCAAAGACCTCACCGCCGGCGACTGGCGCGAAATCACCCACGAGCTATTCTCGGAACTGTTCAAGCAATCGGCCGTGAAGCGTACGGGCTATGCAGGCCTCACGCGCAACATCAAGTTCGTGACGGGAGAAGATACGCCAGCCATCCAGGAAGGATAG
- a CDS encoding putative quinol monooxygenase yields the protein MKLSLTVALLFLLFTCVLAQKKSMMIRIAEIEVEATSLEKYKAILKEESRESMKLEPGVISIYPMYQKENPTQIRILEIYASREAYEAHLKTPHFLKYKTTTLNMVKALKLTEMDAIDAETMPRIFKKLKK from the coding sequence ATGAAACTGTCTCTAACTGTAGCATTACTTTTTCTTCTTTTTACCTGTGTATTAGCGCAAAAGAAAAGCATGATGATTAGGATAGCTGAAATAGAAGTTGAGGCAACTAGTTTAGAAAAATACAAGGCTATCTTAAAAGAAGAGTCCCGAGAATCAATGAAGTTAGAGCCCGGAGTTATTTCTATATATCCAATGTATCAGAAAGAAAACCCAACGCAGATACGGATTCTGGAGATATATGCCAGCAGAGAGGCCTACGAAGCGCATTTGAAAACGCCACATTTTCTGAAATACAAGACAACTACCCTGAATATGGTAAAGGCTTTGAAGCTCACAGAAATGGATGCAATTGATGCGGAAACTATGCCTCGCATTTTTAAAAAGCTAAAGAAGTAG
- a CDS encoding helix-turn-helix domain-containing protein has product MPIVVNLDVMMAKRKMSLSELSEKVDLTLANLSILKTGKAKAVRFSTLESLCKALDCQPGDILECRSSI; this is encoded by the coding sequence ATGCCTATAGTCGTGAACCTTGACGTTATGATGGCCAAGCGGAAGATGAGCCTAAGTGAGCTATCAGAAAAGGTAGACCTTACGTTAGCTAACCTCTCCATCCTAAAGACCGGCAAAGCCAAAGCAGTGCGATTCAGCACGCTTGAGTCATTATGCAAAGCCCTTGATTGTCAGCCAGGCGACATTTTAGAATGCCGCTCATCCATCTAG
- a CDS encoding DUF2975 domain-containing protein codes for MKTNSTFVLKVMRIMSWVLFVGFCIQIGSVLISVLVSEFLNPGGAQILAMGMDLSALKNYSEAHYAGVVSLTVYFLAIKACMAYLVIQLFRKTDFEAPFSIGVAALITRISFVALSAGVVGLVANRYTKWLVKSGVVETLTWPGGEFLLLAGIVFLIAQIFQRGADLQAENALTV; via the coding sequence ATGAAAACCAATTCAACTTTTGTCCTGAAGGTAATGCGCATTATGTCTTGGGTGCTGTTTGTTGGGTTTTGCATCCAAATTGGGTCTGTGCTCATTTCTGTTTTAGTAAGTGAGTTTCTAAATCCCGGAGGAGCGCAAATTCTTGCCATGGGAATGGATCTCTCAGCCTTGAAAAACTATAGCGAAGCACATTACGCCGGTGTGGTATCTCTCACAGTATATTTCTTGGCAATTAAAGCTTGTATGGCCTACTTGGTAATTCAGCTGTTCCGGAAAACAGATTTTGAAGCACCGTTCAGCATTGGTGTGGCCGCGCTCATAACAAGAATTAGCTTTGTGGCTTTAAGTGCCGGCGTAGTGGGGTTGGTTGCCAATAGATACACCAAATGGCTTGTAAAAAGTGGTGTTGTTGAGACGCTGACCTGGCCAGGCGGGGAATTTCTGCTGTTGGCTGGTATTGTCTTCCTTATTGCTCAGATTTTTCAAAGAGGTGCCGACCTTCAAGCCGAAAATGCCCTGACGGTATAA